The DNA window CCGAAGGTGAGTTGGAACAGCCCGCAATAACGAGAACGAGCAGCGCGTATATTAGCGACTTCAGGATTGGCCCGTTCATCTTACTTTTCATTCAAGAGCAGCCCTCGTTTTTCTCCAATTCATCAATCCTATCATTTTTATGCCCAAAAGTCAGGTAGTGTATCATTCATCGATTTGACAGATTGCCCCCCACTTGTGTATACTTTCACTTGCTTAACAATTGAATCGATAGGAATCTGAGGCGACCTGGAGCGATCCAGGTATCAAAGGGAATGCAATCCGGTTAAATTCCGGAGCGGCCGCGCCACTGTGAACCCTTAAGCAAGGGAAGCCAGAACGCCCGCCACAGGATAGCCTACATGCCTCCGCAGGGGGGAGTAGGATTTTTTATTGGTAAAAAGACCCCTCGTCGCCCAGGCTTGGGGTCTTTTTGTTTAGAGGGGTAACAAAGATGCGCTCAATATTGAAACTGGTTCTCGTGATGGTAATAACTGTCGGCATAGCTCTATCAGTTTCGGCTTGTTCGGCAGAGGATATCGCTACAAATAATGACAGTATACAGATAACCGATCAAGCGGGACGGACGGTCACGTTAAACGGCACGCCGCAAAGAATTATTTCGATAGCTCCGGCAAATACAGAGATCCTATTCGCATTAGGATTGGATGATAAAATCGTCGGCGTTACCAATTACTGCAACTACCCGGAAGAAGCTTTGAATAAAGAAAAAGTCGGCGGTTTCTCTACCCCCAATATAGAAAAAATCATAGCTCTTGAGCCGGATGTTGTGTTTGCCGCGCCCATACATGAAGCCCAGATTATCCCTCAACTGGAAAATCTGGGGCTCACGGTTATTGCTCTTACTCCAACAACAATAGATGAAACATACGATGCTATCAAGTTAGTAGGTAATATCACCGGCGTTCAGGAAACAGCTGACGCACTGGTCAATGATATGAAAACAAGTATAGATGCCGTAGCAAATCTCGTTGCTAAGCTTTCCGATGAAGAAAAACCCAACGTGTTCTATATTGTATGGCATGATCCGCTTATGACCGCTGGCGGCAATACTTTGCCGGGCCAGCTGATAGATTTGGCCGGAGGGAAGAACATCTTCACCGAATTATCCGATTATCCAACGGTGTCCCTTGAGTCACTGATATACAGAGAGCCGAACATTATCATTGCCGGTACCAGCATGGGTTCAGGGGGAAACGCACCATTGGAGTGGGCACAAAGCGAAACACGTCTCCAGGGAACTGAAGCTCGTGAGGAAGGGAAGGTTTTTAGTATAAATACGGACCTTACCGGCCGTTTCGGTCCAAGGATAGTAGATGCTCTTGAAGAAATGCTTTGGCTAATACATCCCGAACTCGCGGAAGAACTGGAATGAATGAGAGA is part of the Dehalococcoidia bacterium genome and encodes:
- a CDS encoding cobalamin-binding protein, producing MKLVLVMVITVGIALSVSACSAEDIATNNDSIQITDQAGRTVTLNGTPQRIISIAPANTEILFALGLDDKIVGVTNYCNYPEEALNKEKVGGFSTPNIEKIIALEPDVVFAAPIHEAQIIPQLENLGLTVIALTPTTIDETYDAIKLVGNITGVQETADALVNDMKTSIDAVANLVAKLSDEEKPNVFYIVWHDPLMTAGGNTLPGQLIDLAGGKNIFTELSDYPTVSLESLIYREPNIIIAGTSMGSGGNAPLEWAQSETRLQGTEAREEGKVFSINTDLTGRFGPRIVDALEEMLWLIHPELAEELE